The genomic segment GCAGGATATGCACGCCGTCCAGGGTGGTCGGCATGTTGGCGCCCTCGGTCACCACGCGTACGCCGCCGGCAACGAGGTTACGGGCGTCCACGGCGTTGATCTCGTTTTGCGTGGCGCAGGGGAAGGCGCAGTCCGCGCGGTGCGCCCAGAGCGGATTATGGTCCGAAGCTGGGTCGGCCGGCGTGAACACAGCCTCGGGATACTGCTCGGCGTATTCCCGGACCCGTCCCCGACGCACATTCTTGAGGTGCATGAGGAAAGCCAGCTTGTCCGCGGTTACTCCGGATTCGTCGAAGATATACCCCGAGGAATCGGAAAAACTGATGGGCACGGCCCCGAGCTGAAGCAGCTTTTCGATGGTGTACTGGGCCACGTTGCCCGAACCGGAAACTAGGCAGCGGCAGCCTTCCAGGCTCTTGCCCCGGGCCGCGAGCATCTCCGCCGCGAAATAAACCGCCCCGTATCCCGTGGCCTCGGGCCGGATGAGGCTACCGCCCCAGGCCGCGCCCTTGCCGGTCAAGACTCCCGTGAACTCGTTACGCAGCTTGCGGTACATGCCGAACATAAAACCGATTTCGCGTGCGCCCACGCCGATATCCCCGGCCGGAACGTCCGTGTTGGCGCCGATGTGCCGGAAGAGTTCAAGCATGAAGGAATGGCAGAAGCGCTGGACCTCGGCGTCGGATTTGCCCTTGGGGTCGAAATCCGATCCGCCCTTGCCGCCGCCCATGGGCAGGGTGGTCAAGGCGTTCTTGAAAACCTGCTCGAAAGCCAAAAATTTGAGAATGCCCAGATTCACGGACGGATGAAACCGCAAGCCGCCCTTGTACGGCCCGATGGCGCCGTTCATCTGAATCCGAAAACCGCGATTGACGTGCACCTCGCCCGCGTCGTCCATCCACGGCACGCGGAAAATGACCACCCGCTCCGGCTCGACCATGCGCTCCACAATCCCGGCGCGACGGTATTCCGGGTTGCGCTCCAGGGCCGGTTCGATGGACTCCAGCACCTCGGACACCGCCTGATGAAATTCCACTTCGTTCGGATCGCGCCGCCTGACCAACTCACAAATATCCATTTTTTCCTCCATATTTGATTACCATCCACGCCTTGAACGCAAAATCGGCCAAAACGGGGGCTCTTGTCCTCCGTAGAACGGACAAGGTCAAGAAGGCTTCGGAATCTACGCCGAAAAAAGTTGTTTGATCGCAACATAAACAGCGTGAATACGTTTTTGGCGTCGATTCACCGCAAACCGGAACTTCAACCAAAAAATTTGGAACCTTGCCAAACAATCACCACGTCTTCATGATGGCGGGCATCCTCATCCCACCAAGGAGAACGCCATGAAACCGCGCCAACTCGATTTTGAACAGAGCCGAACCCTCTTGGAAAAATATGGAATCATCATCCTGGGCCGCGAGGTCCGGACCATTGACCAGGCCACGGACGCGGCCGGGGCCATCGGCTATCCCGTGGTACTCAAGGCCGTGGACGAAAGAATCATCCACAAGACCGACGTCGGCTGCGTGTTTCTGGAACTTGAAAGCGAGGCCGAATTGCGCGCCGCCCATGCCCGGCTGCTGGACAATGTCCGCGCGGCCGGATTCGGCGCCCCGGAAGCCTTGCTGGTTCAGGCCATGGTCCGCCCAGGACTGGAGATTCTCATCGGCGCGACCCAGGACCCGAGCTTCGGCCCCATGACCATGGTCGGCTCGGGCGGCCAGATGGTCGAGCTTTTGGCCGACGTGGCGCCGGGCATCGGCGTGCTGGACGAAAAAAATGTGCTGGCCATGCTGGCCCGGACCAAGGCCGGACAGGTTCTGGACGGGTTCCGGGGCCAGCCCCTGGACAAAAAGGCCGTGGTTGACTTGGCCGCGCGCGTGTCCCGGCTCATGAGCGAGCATCCGGAAATCCATGAGCTCGACCTCAATCCGGTCATTGTCCACGAACAGGGCATCGCCCTGGTCGATGCCCGGATCATTGTCGGCGATCCCGTGCACTATCCAAGGCAAACCGATGTTTCGCCCGGCAAGATGCGCAGTCTGGACACCATCTTCGCCCCCAAGTCCGTGGTCGTGTACGGGGCGTCCCACACCGGCACTGTCGGCGGCATCGTGCTCAAGAACCTGCGCCGGCGCTGCGCGGTGTATCCCATCAACCCGCGCGCAACGGAACTCCAGGGCCGGCCCTGCTATCCGAACCTGGACAGCCTGCCCGAAACACCGGAACTGGCCGTGTTCGTGGTCAACTCCGAAACCGTGGTCCGCGAGTTTGAACGCTTCTGCCAAGCCGGCGGCAAGGGCGCCATCATTGTCAGCGACGGTTTCGCCGAATCCGGCCGGCGCGAACTGGAAGAGCGTCTGCGCGTGCTGAGCGCGGCCCACGACGTGGCCTACATCGGCCCCAACTGCCTGGGCATCATCGACAACTTTTCGGGCGTGAACACCCTGTTCATTCCGGATCACCGCACCGGCGTCATCCGCGAGCAAAGCGGCATCGGCATCATTTCCCAAAGCGGCGGCATCGGCCTGGAACTGATGGAAATGCTCCATGCCGACCGCATCGGCGTGGGCAAATGGGTGTCCTG from the Deltaproteobacteria bacterium genome contains:
- a CDS encoding CoA-binding protein; this translates as MKPRQLDFEQSRTLLEKYGIIILGREVRTIDQATDAAGAIGYPVVLKAVDERIIHKTDVGCVFLELESEAELRAAHARLLDNVRAAGFGAPEALLVQAMVRPGLEILIGATQDPSFGPMTMVGSGGQMVELLADVAPGIGVLDEKNVLAMLARTKAGQVLDGFRGQPLDKKAVVDLAARVSRLMSEHPEIHELDLNPVIVHEQGIALVDARIIVGDPVHYPRQTDVSPGKMRSLDTIFAPKSVVVYGASHTGTVGGIVLKNLRRRCAVYPINPRATELQGRPCYPNLDSLPETPELAVFVVNSETVVREFERFCQAGGKGAIIVSDGFAESGRRELEERLRVLSAAHDVAYIGPNCLGIIDNFSGVNTLFIPDHRTGVIREQSGIGIISQSGGIGLELMEMLHADRIGVGKWVSCGNSSSVGAAEILAHMGQDPRINVIAIYLEGLSEGLKLMEVGRKVTAHKPVIIIKGGSGGGREATMSHTASLAGSHEAFRACCSQAGFHLIEELTEDPKIMVNVLSILTTQPPARGKRTAVVSVGGGAAVLLADQITAEGMELARFAPETRTRLQDLLRENVKAANPDDLEQMLVNIGNNPMDLFGNCDDRRLLRALEIIADDPNTDVILAAIYLQVPYLSEYLAERLVDFRRTISKPFIVSPRGLCTHVTRFREALYAKRFHTYTVPMIKPLSMALDIWRRHDKSFMNEHELREE
- a CDS encoding NADP-specific glutamate dehydrogenase, producing the protein MDICELVRRRDPNEVEFHQAVSEVLESIEPALERNPEYRRAGIVERMVEPERVVIFRVPWMDDAGEVHVNRGFRIQMNGAIGPYKGGLRFHPSVNLGILKFLAFEQVFKNALTTLPMGGGKGGSDFDPKGKSDAEVQRFCHSFMLELFRHIGANTDVPAGDIGVGAREIGFMFGMYRKLRNEFTGVLTGKGAAWGGSLIRPEATGYGAVYFAAEMLAARGKSLEGCRCLVSGSGNVAQYTIEKLLQLGAVPISFSDSSGYIFDESGVTADKLAFLMHLKNVRRGRVREYAEQYPEAVFTPADPASDHNPLWAHRADCAFPCATQNEINAVDARNLVAGGVRVVTEGANMPTTLDGVHILQDSGVFFGPAKAANAGGVSVSGLEMTQNSMRLSWTRQEVDDRLKLIMKTIHKNCMDTAEQHGKPFNYVVGANIAGFVKVADAMLDQGVL